In the genome of Paramormyrops kingsleyae isolate MSU_618 chromosome 5, PKINGS_0.4, whole genome shotgun sequence, the window TATCAAATACTGCAATGACCAAGAGAGCTGCTGAAACATCTCAAAGTTCTCTCAGATTTTAGATTCTTCAAGCCCCCCTTTTGCTTCTATGATACATTGCAGACTCATTCTTTCAACCGGTtgccagatgtagccacctagAAGATTGCTCCAACAGTTCTGAAAGAGTTTCCACAAATTTTTGGCACAAGTTTGCTACGCTGCTCTTACTCTTTGATCCTTCTCACCCCAAGCCAGCTCTATATGGTTTAGGtggggggttgtgggggccaggtcaccTGTTTCAGtactccatctctttccttgttcacaaggTGTGCTTAGGCTCATTATCTTGTTAAAAAACAAATGACTTTCAGTGTCTCCAGACTTATGACTGGTATAGGTATCTCCTGTTTAACATCCACATTATGTTCTGTTAAACAGTACGTTAAATGATTTGGATGCTGGTCAAACATTACCATAGTCACTTAGAAAGTTTAGGCTACTCTGCCCTGCTGTAAGAAAAACATTTAGTACAGAACAGTAATGCACAATCATTCTTATCTCTTTATCTTTTATAAAACATGAAACCCTTACCCTGCATAGTACGTATCAATCACATATCATGCGACGTAGCATGTCAGTTTTAAGAAGTTCCATATTCAAAGATTCTTTAAACATCAGGCAGGGCTGTACAGTACCGTGTCTTCATTGGCTGTCAAAGCTGCCCGTGTGTTTCATAAACAGCGGCCGCTATGTCCAGCATTAAGACAtagattttagtttttattataaTACGGCCACAGCCGTTCCCGCGAATGGACGGGGGGTGTCTGTACTCTACATGCTACTCACCTTGTCTCTAGTTTCTAGCTTATATACAAACAGGAAGCATGAAAAGGTTACTTGCTTACATATAGCCTTCAAGAGTTAAGACAAAAATCCCAGCAATTCCAGCTATGGCtttcaaaaattattttaatgggAAAAACTTACCCCTTGGATACCATTCGGAATGATGTAGGTAATCTTAAGTGTCATGTCCTTTGGGTGTCCAGGCAAGGTGAAGGACATCTCATGGAACCTTATTTTGCCCCTGATGCCACTGACTTCTCTTCCTTTGTGGCAGACCTTGCAAGTGTAATGGGACTCCACAGGGCACTTGGAGCAGAAGGGGAAACCACAAGCCAACCTGATCACTGGTCCCTCATTCGTTCCACATGCACATGTCTTGCTTTCATATTCCTGAGTCTGGATCTCCTCGTGTGTCCGCCTCAAAGTTTTGGGATCCTTCTGTTTGGAGTGCTCCCAAAGTGGATTTTTTTGGTCTTCTGGATCAAGACAAGTGTGGTTATTAAGAGCGTTCGCCTGTGTATTTTTCTCTTTTGGCCCCAAGACCTTCTGAGTCTTATAAGCAGAGGATGACAGTACTTTTGGTCCACTCTGTGCTACAGCAATCTGGCTGCCCTCTATCAGCGGAGTCTGAGGTGTATCAGTACTGAAGCTCGCTCTGCCTGTTTTCCCATACCTTCCCATATGCTTCAAACCAGAATCTTGCTTCATAACAGACTGATTACCTTCACCACGACTGGTTGCCAAATCACATGTCTGGATATTGTTTTTTCCTAGTCTGCTGGGCACACTTCCATCTTCTCTCTGTGTGCCTTCACTGTCCAGGGTATTACTGCTGCTGGTAGAATCCCGAAGTAGACTTCCATTAATCAATCTGCCACTTTTGTAGGGAATCTCTTGGTCTTTATGGAATTCGATCTGTTCCTGAGGGGGGGAGTGCTGAGTCTGACTGGGAGCTAAATTGGTATGGTTGGCATCCACCCCGAAGATCTCCACTTCCTTTGACATCTTCCTTTTTTTTGCATTACTTAAGGCCTCTATTATATTAAGATGCACCTCATCACACAACTGTTTTGGTCCCGAAAGATGTATGGTCTCTGGATTTTGAACAATCTTTACCTTATGAAACTTTCTTCTCAATTCCGTGCAACAAATCTCCAAGGTTATGTTTAGGTCTTTTGCACCCAGCTTTGTCAGTGATAGCTCCTGTACGGTAAAATCAGCGGAAACAGCAGATACTTGCTTCTTAACCTCTTGCTGGCAGTTGCTGAGCTTTTCTGGGTCAGTCCCACTCAACACGAGAGTGAAAAGGTCTGCCGATTTAGCTTCCTTGATATTCACAGAGGACTTTATGTCCTCAACCCAAGTGTGATACATATCCTTCATGTAAATCCATGTGTCTTTTGAAACAGGAACCTCCAGACTGTAGATTCCCCATCTCCCTATGCTGTCATTGACACCAGTAGTTCCAGTTTTACTCTTACTTTGGTTGCCCTTTGACGCATCTCTTTCTTTCTCATCCTGCTGAGAGCGCACTAAGCCAGAAAAACTGTTACTCCTTCTCAGAGTGGATTGGGCTCCCAGTTTCGGTGAAGGTGCTACAGTATTGAAGAGACTTTTTTCCTGAAATAGGTCACTCTGCAAGGTAGAAGGAGAGCCCATAAAGTATTTTGCTTTATTGGGTAACACAGCACTGGTTGGCACCAAGGTCCGGAGTGAACTAACTTCACTTGTGGAGGCAGATGCAGAGTCGGTCCTCTTAAAAAGCTTACTCTGACCAGGATCACTTAGTCCTTGAAGGATAGGTAACTTTCTAAGTCCACCCCCATCATGAACTCgtccacctaacctctgctcaTTACTTGTCATCTGTTTTATATTAGGAGAGGAGAAATCTCTCTGTGTATCTACATGTGAAAATGTATCATCCAGTGAGGATTTTACCCAGTTTTCCCCAGCAGTTTCATTCTTGACTTCCTTGAAATTGGCAGCTAACATGTACTGCCTACCTGCCTCTGCTCCCACAGCTCTGGTTCCTTTGTACAGCTTGTCCTCACTGCTGTCAAGTGTTTTGGGCGTGGAGGTGAAGAGACGTATATCCCTCACCTCCTGCTCCCCTGACTGAGTGTAATTTGCTGTCTTCTGCTTAAAGCCTTCCTCTGAATCTCGAATGTAAAGGAGATGCTGTTTAGCCTCAGAGACGTCGCTGCTGCTGCCCACAAGGTAAATGTATGTTTCATCATCAGTGAGCATCAGCTTGGGCATCAGAAGCTGCAGGGCCTTGCAAGTTGCCCTGAGGTCAGTCGTGAGAAGGCACCTCTTGGGAAGCTGCTCCTTTCGTAACTTGATCTCCTTCTCCTGGTACAACTGGCTCAGCTCCCCGTGCACCTGCTGTATACGGTCCAGCTGCTTCCTCGAACCACCCTTTGCTCCCTCCAGAGCCCGCAGGTAGAGCGTGGTGACATCCTGGGTGGTAACATCCACAACCTCCACCCTGTGCTGTTTTAAGATCTGCATGTATTCTTCACCACAGAACTGCTGCAGGTAGCGGAAGATGTCAGAGTCCAGAACCAAGGAGTAGTCCTCCAGTGAAGGCTCCTCTGTATGGGCTGCCCGCACCCCATAATCATCCTGTTCAAGGCCAGAGTAATAAAGTCTCTCTGACTTCGCTTCCCCAGATATTCCAACATTCAAATCAAGGGCTTTTCCAGGCTGTGTGCTCTTCTCCTGACTTTTGCTGCTCCTGTGCTGATGCTTTCCCTTACTATCAGGGTTCTTTTTGCTTACTTGTCCATCTGTCCCAAGCACAGAGGTGTCTCCGGGTGCCTGTGTCTCTAAAAGGCCCAGAATCTGGTTGATCAGGGCCTGAACCTCAGAGTAGCTACCACTCAAGGTACAAAGCTCTTTCTCAGGGTTGAATTTGAGCTCCACATTAGGGAAGCCTTTTTGTAGGTGGGTCACTGTCCCTTTTCCCAGTGGAAGCTGGCTGTAGTTTACAGTGAGCTGTAACTGTACAAGAACCTAAAGGAGATAGTAAGATGACAGAAAGGTTAAGAGAGATAAATAAAGAAGGACATGAATTAACATTAATATCTgaattttatgtgaaataacgCTGATATTTTATTCTAACGCGCCAGTTATTCTGTCACACCCATGTAGAATTTTACATTCACCAGAAGGCACAAGAAGTAAAGTGATGGAATCATGGCTTGAAAGAAGGTGTGATTTGTTTTACCTCATCTCGGTTCACATTTCTCTTGAACAGACTCACAGAAAGCTCGTACTTCTCATTGTCAACCAGTAGGATGTGTTTTCCGTGCTGAACTACCCTCTGAGCCACTGCATTGCAAAAACCATCACTGTTACTATGAACAGGCACCAACAGACAGCTGTGATCCTTCAAATCCACTTCATATCTAACCTCAAACTACTTGTAAGTAATATCTTTATTTCCTGGTGATAAGATAATCCCAAGGTAACCTTGATCCTGGATTCCTCCccattgaaatttatttatttatttatttatttattgagtcATGCATTGACGTTCTTCAAATTGCCAACTGACCTTTACTGTCCTCAAAGGTAATTAGTGCACAGCCAGGATGGACTTTGGAGATGACGACTATGGCTATTTCCCCACCTCCGTTTCTCTGCCTCAAAAAGTGGATGTAGAGCTTATCTGTTAGCTTTTCTTCCTCAATGTCCGTCGGTAGTCCACATACCCTGACAGTCTGTCCATCTCCTTCCATCTTACAAATAGAGGTTTGGCCGTATTTACAGCTGAActcagaaaagaaaattaaacaaTGCAACATTAAAGCAATACTCGTACATACTGCAATTTTATcatgtattttaatatatactTACTTTTCTGTTATAACGTGTCTAACGGCTTTGCTTATAAGCTGTGTCCTTGACAACAGTAGGCATAGTAACTGAGTTAAAGACACTGGTTCAACCTACGTCGTGCACTGAATAACGTTGTTAGTTATTAACAATTCATCGTTAGTTTAACTGGAAATGGAGACATGCACTGGAACTTCTAATGCAACATCTCGGGAAAAAAATTGACATGCAAATATTAACAATTGCATTTACCTCTTTCTTCCTCAGAATGTGCGAAGCTACAACCCGTGTTTCTTGACACGACAAAATCTTCCGCATGCtaagaaaaaaagtaaaaacagcAAACTTACACGAAGTACAGTTTAGTTTatcttttaatgtattttcacGGGGTTTTGGCGTCCGTGTATTATAgtatgtttcaaataaatgacGCAGTTTTATAGAATCCCAAATTACCTATTATTTCCTTCTCAAAATGAGGACTGTTTACGTGCACCGACATTTTCAAGAAAGAGAAAGTAAAACAAGATTGTATGCGTTGTTTCTT includes:
- the LOC111856108 gene encoding uncharacterized protein isoform X2; protein product: MRKILSCQETRVVASHILRKKEMEGDGQTVRVCGLPTDIEEEKLTDKLYIHFLRQRNGGGEIAIVVISKVHPGCALITFEDSKVAQRVVQHGKHILLVDNEKYELSVSLFKRNVNRDEVLVQLQLTVNYSQLPLGKGTVTHLQKGFPNVELKFNPEKELCTLSGSYSEVQALINQILGLLETQAPGDTSVLGTDGQVSKKNPDSKGKHQHRSSKSQEKSTQPGKALDLNVGISGEAKSERLYYSGLEQDDYGVRAAHTEEPSLEDYSLVLDSDIFRYLQQFCGEEYMQILKQHRVEVVDVTTQDVTTLYLRALEGAKGGSRKQLDRIQQVHGELSQLYQEKEIKLRKEQLPKRCLLTTDLRATCKALQLLMPKLMLTDDETYIYLVGSSSDVSEAKQHLLYIRDSEEGFKQKTANYTQSGEQEVRDIRLFTSTPKTLDSSEDKLYKGTRAVGAEAGRQYMLAANFKEVKNETAGENWVKSSLDDTFSHVDTQRDFSSPNIKQMTSNEQRLGGRVHDGGGLRKLPILQGLSDPGQSKLFKRTDSASASTSEVSSLRTLVPTSAVLPNKAKYFMGSPSTLQSDLFQEKSLFNTVAPSPKLGAQSTLRRSNSFSGLVRSQQDEKERDASKGNQSKSKTGTTGVNDSIGRWGIYSLEVPVSKDTWIYMKDMYHTWVEDIKSSVNIKEAKSADLFTLVLSGTDPEKLSNCQQEVKKQVSAVSADFTVQELSLTKLGAKDLNITLEICCTELRRKFHKVKIVQNPETIHLSGPKQLCDEVHLNIIEALSNAKKRKMSKEVEIFGVDANHTNLAPSQTQHSPPQEQIEFHKDQEIPYKSGRLINGSLLRDSTSSSNTLDSEGTQREDGSVPSRLGKNNIQTCDLATSRGEGNQSVMKQDSGLKHMGRYGKTGRASFSTDTPQTPLIEGSQIAVAQSGPKVLSSSAYKTQKVLGPKEKNTQANALNNHTCLDPEDQKNPLWEHSKQKDPKTLRRTHEEIQTQEYESKTCACGTNEGPVIRLACGFPFCSKCPVESHYTCKVCHKGREVSGIRGKIRFHEMSFTLPGHPKDMTLKITYIIPNGIQGEKHPNPGAPFEGGTFEAYLPLNDQVQRLRPLLEKAFYRDLTFTVSGEGEVGQVIWGSIPHKTSMELKSKNGYPDSSYLRKLSEVLTALDLEDGRESTRRHEKNKT
- the LOC111856108 gene encoding uncharacterized protein isoform X1, producing MRKILSCQETRVVASHILRKKEFSCKYGQTSICKMEGDGQTVRVCGLPTDIEEEKLTDKLYIHFLRQRNGGGEIAIVVISKVHPGCALITFEDSKVAQRVVQHGKHILLVDNEKYELSVSLFKRNVNRDEVLVQLQLTVNYSQLPLGKGTVTHLQKGFPNVELKFNPEKELCTLSGSYSEVQALINQILGLLETQAPGDTSVLGTDGQVSKKNPDSKGKHQHRSSKSQEKSTQPGKALDLNVGISGEAKSERLYYSGLEQDDYGVRAAHTEEPSLEDYSLVLDSDIFRYLQQFCGEEYMQILKQHRVEVVDVTTQDVTTLYLRALEGAKGGSRKQLDRIQQVHGELSQLYQEKEIKLRKEQLPKRCLLTTDLRATCKALQLLMPKLMLTDDETYIYLVGSSSDVSEAKQHLLYIRDSEEGFKQKTANYTQSGEQEVRDIRLFTSTPKTLDSSEDKLYKGTRAVGAEAGRQYMLAANFKEVKNETAGENWVKSSLDDTFSHVDTQRDFSSPNIKQMTSNEQRLGGRVHDGGGLRKLPILQGLSDPGQSKLFKRTDSASASTSEVSSLRTLVPTSAVLPNKAKYFMGSPSTLQSDLFQEKSLFNTVAPSPKLGAQSTLRRSNSFSGLVRSQQDEKERDASKGNQSKSKTGTTGVNDSIGRWGIYSLEVPVSKDTWIYMKDMYHTWVEDIKSSVNIKEAKSADLFTLVLSGTDPEKLSNCQQEVKKQVSAVSADFTVQELSLTKLGAKDLNITLEICCTELRRKFHKVKIVQNPETIHLSGPKQLCDEVHLNIIEALSNAKKRKMSKEVEIFGVDANHTNLAPSQTQHSPPQEQIEFHKDQEIPYKSGRLINGSLLRDSTSSSNTLDSEGTQREDGSVPSRLGKNNIQTCDLATSRGEGNQSVMKQDSGLKHMGRYGKTGRASFSTDTPQTPLIEGSQIAVAQSGPKVLSSSAYKTQKVLGPKEKNTQANALNNHTCLDPEDQKNPLWEHSKQKDPKTLRRTHEEIQTQEYESKTCACGTNEGPVIRLACGFPFCSKCPVESHYTCKVCHKGREVSGIRGKIRFHEMSFTLPGHPKDMTLKITYIIPNGIQGEKHPNPGAPFEGGTFEAYLPLNDQVQRLRPLLEKAFYRDLTFTVSGEGEVGQVIWGSIPHKTSMELKSKNGYPDSSYLRKLSEVLTALDLEDGRESTRRHEKNKT
- the LOC111856108 gene encoding uncharacterized protein isoform X3, with product MEGDGQTVRVCGLPTDIEEEKLTDKLYIHFLRQRNGGGEIAIVVISKVHPGCALITFEDSKVAQRVVQHGKHILLVDNEKYELSVSLFKRNVNRDEVLVQLQLTVNYSQLPLGKGTVTHLQKGFPNVELKFNPEKELCTLSGSYSEVQALINQILGLLETQAPGDTSVLGTDGQVSKKNPDSKGKHQHRSSKSQEKSTQPGKALDLNVGISGEAKSERLYYSGLEQDDYGVRAAHTEEPSLEDYSLVLDSDIFRYLQQFCGEEYMQILKQHRVEVVDVTTQDVTTLYLRALEGAKGGSRKQLDRIQQVHGELSQLYQEKEIKLRKEQLPKRCLLTTDLRATCKALQLLMPKLMLTDDETYIYLVGSSSDVSEAKQHLLYIRDSEEGFKQKTANYTQSGEQEVRDIRLFTSTPKTLDSSEDKLYKGTRAVGAEAGRQYMLAANFKEVKNETAGENWVKSSLDDTFSHVDTQRDFSSPNIKQMTSNEQRLGGRVHDGGGLRKLPILQGLSDPGQSKLFKRTDSASASTSEVSSLRTLVPTSAVLPNKAKYFMGSPSTLQSDLFQEKSLFNTVAPSPKLGAQSTLRRSNSFSGLVRSQQDEKERDASKGNQSKSKTGTTGVNDSIGRWGIYSLEVPVSKDTWIYMKDMYHTWVEDIKSSVNIKEAKSADLFTLVLSGTDPEKLSNCQQEVKKQVSAVSADFTVQELSLTKLGAKDLNITLEICCTELRRKFHKVKIVQNPETIHLSGPKQLCDEVHLNIIEALSNAKKRKMSKEVEIFGVDANHTNLAPSQTQHSPPQEQIEFHKDQEIPYKSGRLINGSLLRDSTSSSNTLDSEGTQREDGSVPSRLGKNNIQTCDLATSRGEGNQSVMKQDSGLKHMGRYGKTGRASFSTDTPQTPLIEGSQIAVAQSGPKVLSSSAYKTQKVLGPKEKNTQANALNNHTCLDPEDQKNPLWEHSKQKDPKTLRRTHEEIQTQEYESKTCACGTNEGPVIRLACGFPFCSKCPVESHYTCKVCHKGREVSGIRGKIRFHEMSFTLPGHPKDMTLKITYIIPNGIQGEKHPNPGAPFEGGTFEAYLPLNDQVQRLRPLLEKAFYRDLTFTVSGEGEVGQVIWGSIPHKTSMELKSKNGYPDSSYLRKLSEVLTALDLEDGRESTRRHEKNKT